A genomic window from Pseudonocardia broussonetiae includes:
- the aroQ gene encoding type II 3-dehydroquinate dehydratase has translation MNVLVLNGPNLGRLGTREPDVYGATTHADLVALCVRTGEELGLAVEVRQTDHEGEMLGWLHAAADAGTPVVLNAAAWTHTSVAVRDACAQLTAPLVEVHISNVHKREEFRHHSYVSAVADGVIVGLGVAGYTLALRWLAERPR, from the coding sequence ATGAACGTCCTCGTCCTCAACGGCCCCAACCTCGGCCGCCTCGGCACCCGCGAGCCCGACGTCTACGGCGCCACCACCCACGCCGACCTCGTGGCGCTGTGCGTGCGCACGGGGGAGGAGCTGGGCCTGGCCGTCGAGGTCCGGCAGACCGACCACGAGGGCGAGATGCTCGGCTGGCTGCACGCCGCCGCCGACGCCGGCACGCCCGTCGTGCTCAACGCGGCGGCCTGGACGCACACCTCGGTCGCGGTCCGCGACGCCTGCGCCCAGCTCACCGCGCCCCTGGTCGAGGTGCACATCTCGAACGTGCACAAGCGGGAGGAGTTCCGGCACCACTCCTACGTCTCGGCGGTCGCCGACGGGGTGATCGTGGGGCTCGGCGTCGCCGGCTACACCCTCGCGCTGCGCTGGCTCGCGGAGCGGCCCCGCTAG
- a CDS encoding DUF6458 family protein, with product MRIGSSIALIAIGLILALAVNIDVDGIDLDLIGWILAVVGVIGLVASLAMARRARPVVAPRADVYPPERDPRY from the coding sequence ATGAGAATCGGATCGAGCATCGCCCTGATCGCGATCGGCCTGATCCTGGCGCTGGCCGTGAACATCGACGTCGACGGGATCGACCTCGATCTCATCGGCTGGATCCTGGCCGTCGTCGGGGTCATCGGCCTGGTCGCCAGCCTCGCGATGGCCCGCCGGGCGCGCCCGGTGGTGGCACCGCGCGCCGACGTCTACCCGCCGGAGCGCGACCCGCGCTACTGA